CAACACGCGGAACCGAAATATGCGCCTTCCGTTCGTTATCAGTGGTTTGTAGATGAAGGTGAAAAGATATCAAATATCAAAGAGAGCTACATGGACACTCAACCACCCCCAAGCGAGCGAGGTCGTTGCTCTGGAGCCCGGACTAATCTGCCGCTTCCGACCCTACACAACACTGTGATCCTTGTCAGCCCATGTTGGGCGGAATGGTTTCCTGAATATCAAAAAGGTGCCGCGTCAAATGTCGGGTtatccgccgccgccctcggAAGGCGGATGCAACCATGCCAACTTAATCAACTCCACAATGGGATGGTCAACTGAGCTAAAGTGGACCAGACCAGGACCCTTGAGAGCATACACGACAGGTGAGAACTCAGTCGGCTGGGCCAATGTTATTCATGCCGGGCTGTTCACTGGAGAGAAGCCTCCAGCTGGTGGCAACTAGAGGCCTGGAGAGAGGAAGCCTTTACCCCGAGTAATGCAAGGTTCCGCCCCCATGACCTCGGAATTCAGCTGTTCCCACCGTCTCTCCGCGCTAGGATTTAGTTTGCGGGGTTCAAACTGGGGGAGGGTGGTTAGGTATCTGTGCTCCAATCTGTTCCAAGATAAGGTGGTAAGCCGCAAGTTCACTCTAACTTGATAACAGGCCTTCCCCGGATGTGAGGCCGAGTTGTCACTTCCTATTAAATCCATGCGAGTCGCCAGACTTCCTGTCTATCCTCGACGCTCTTCATTCCTCAGACAGGTCAACTCTTGCGAGTACTTCTGAATCTTTTCCAACTTTGCTCTCGGACTGTCTTTCAATTATCAATTCATCATGGGCGAAGGTCTTCGCAAGCTGCGCATCGCCGTCTGGGGCGAAGCGCCTGACACCCCTGAGGAGCGAAAGGTCAGCATACCCATCAATGGATAAAACTCGAGCAAAGGCATTGGAAACTGATGATCAATTATAGCTTCTGCAAAAGGTCGACTTCTTCATTCTGGTATGTGGCCGTTCGTTAGGCTGGATTGAAAACTCTTCTCATCATGACTCCAGACATACTGCTGTGTGGCATTCTTCTTCAATTACCTCGGTACGTCTTCCTGATCTCCCATGATGAAGGGTCTCTTGGCTGATATCTTGCAGACCGTGCTGTACTGGGTAATGCCTACGTCTCTGGGATGAAGGAAGATATCAACCTCACAGGTGATGAGTACAATCTTTTGGTTACTTGCCTCGCTGTTGGCTGTAAGTTCTCTGGTAGACATAACAGGACGGCCTGCTAACAAGCCAAAGACATCATCGGTCAGGTCCCTCACGGTCTCGTCATCCAGAAGGTTGCTCCTCGCATCTGGTTCCCCCTAATGACCCTCGTCTGGGCCGCCCTGACCATGGTTTGCGGCGCCTGCAACAACTTTTCCCAGCTTGCTGCCGTGCGTTTCTTCCAGGGTATTGCTGAGGCTTCAACATACAGTGGCACCCAGTATATCATTGGAAGTTGGTACAAGGGCCCCGAGGTCGGAAAGCGAGTTGGACTTTTCCAGGCTTCGGGCATGGTTGGTACCATGTTTGCCGGTATGTGGCTCTACTCACCAACTATCCAGGCTATTCTAACCCACCTTACAAGGCATTTTGATGACGGCTATCTGGAAGACTATGGATGGAGTTTCTGGATTACCCGGCTGGCGATGGGTGAGGCTTTACCCCCTCGCCCTTTGCTCATCTTGATTTGCTAAACGAAACCAACAGtccttcatcatcgacgGCATCATTACCATTCCTGTGGCGATCTTTGGCTTCATGTTCTTCCCTGATCTTCCTGAAACCACCAAGGCCTTCTATCTCAAGCCCCACGAGCGTGAGCTTGCCTTGAGCCGCCTGCCACCCAAGAACCCCGAGGGTCACAAGATTGGAgtttccatcatcaagagaGTCTTGTTGACTCCTAACTTGTGAGCATTGTCCACTAGATATATTCGAACATGCATTAATGCGTAATCCAGCTGGATCTTCACCA
The window above is part of the Fusarium falciforme chromosome 3, complete sequence genome. Proteins encoded here:
- a CDS encoding MFS domain-containing protein is translated as MGEGLRKLRIAVWGEAPDTPEERKLLQKVDFFILTYCCVAFFFNYLDRAVLGNAYVSGMKEDINLTGDEYNLLVTCLAVGYIIGQVPHGLVIQKVAPRIWFPLMTLVWAALTMVCGACNNFSQLAAVRFFQGIAEASTYSGTQYIIGSWYKGPEVGKRVGLFQASGMVGTMFAGILMTAIWKTMDGVSGLPGWRWSFIIDGIITIPVAIFGFMFFPDLPETTKAFYLKPHERELALSRLPPKNPEGHKIGVSIIKRVLLTPNFWIFTIFWMLGGALEAYSTQTCMVLWMKASGLFTVPQNNTYPLGITAIGILLTLCTSVAIDATGVHAPYGFIACGVQIITCVVLLCWNMVGTAAKMAAFYLAGTAYLIQPVVFTWANKVLARDGDDAARAVILYAMNGASSVLFSFWGITLYPVKDAATGFQKGTIAMVVVSVSLAAWIGVVWWQDRRTARMFSEHPVLDSKMEEGIEEVPDKERKEL